A window of the Parafrankia discariae genome harbors these coding sequences:
- the rpmB gene encoding 50S ribosomal protein L28 — MSSVCDVCGKGPGFGMSVSHSHRRTRRRWNPNIQTVRAVVGRTPKRLNVCTSCLKAGKVTRG, encoded by the coding sequence GTGTCTTCGGTGTGTGACGTCTGCGGCAAGGGGCCGGGCTTCGGCATGTCGGTCTCCCACTCCCACCGGCGCACCCGCCGTCGCTGGAACCCCAACATCCAGACCGTCCGGGCGGTGGTCGGTCGTACGCCCAAGCGACTCAACGTCTGCACCTCGTGCCTGAAGGCGGGCAAGGTCACCCGCGGCTGA
- the rsmD gene encoding 16S rRNA (guanine(966)-N(2))-methyltransferase RsmD: MTRIVGGHAGGRRLLVPPGGATRPTSERTREGLFNTLATLVDLAGARVADLYAGSGAVGLEALSRGAAHALLVDRDATAVRTLRRNADALGLAGAEVVRSAVERVLSAPPAEAYDVVFLDPPYALPGAELDGVLGRLVGGGWLAPGAVCVVERAYRSGPVTWPDGLIALRERRYGEGVLWYGNRS, from the coding sequence ATGACGCGGATCGTCGGCGGGCACGCCGGGGGGCGACGGCTGCTGGTGCCGCCGGGCGGCGCCACCAGGCCCACCTCCGAACGGACGAGAGAGGGCCTGTTCAACACGCTCGCGACGCTGGTGGATCTCGCCGGAGCCAGGGTCGCGGACCTCTACGCGGGCTCCGGCGCGGTCGGCCTCGAGGCACTGTCGCGCGGGGCGGCGCACGCCCTGCTCGTCGACCGGGACGCGACGGCGGTCCGCACCCTGCGCCGCAACGCGGACGCCCTCGGCCTGGCGGGTGCCGAGGTGGTGCGCTCGGCGGTGGAACGGGTCCTGTCCGCGCCTCCGGCCGAGGCCTATGACGTGGTCTTCCTCGATCCTCCCTACGCGCTGCCCGGCGCCGAGCTGGACGGCGTGCTCGGGCGGCTGGTGGGCGGCGGCTGGCTGGCCCCGGGCGCGGTCTGTGTGGTGGAGCGTGCGTACCGGAGCGGTCCCGTGACCTGGCCGGACGGTCTCATAGCACTGCGTGAGCGCAGGTACGGAGAGGGGGTCCTCTGGTACGGTAATCGATCATGA
- the thiD gene encoding bifunctional hydroxymethylpyrimidine kinase/phosphomethylpyrimidine kinase, with protein MTPAIPKNPAPPRVLTIAGSDSGGGAGIQADLKTMLALGVHGMSAITSVTAQNSLGVQGVWDLPPEAVRAQIRAVADDIGVDAVKTGMLSSATLVGVVARELAGLGAPCVVDPVGVSKHGDPLLAADAVDVLRTELLPRATVVTPNLDEVRLLTGVEVTDETGLHRAAAALLALGPTWVLVKGGHLPGDAVDLLTDGSTDVLLRAGRLPREHTHGTGCTLASAIAAHLARGDDVPTAVRAAKTYVTGALAAGFPLGAGIGPVDHGHLTRAGGGSAR; from the coding sequence ATGACGCCAGCGATACCAAAGAACCCGGCCCCGCCCCGGGTGCTGACCATCGCCGGATCGGACTCCGGCGGCGGCGCCGGCATCCAGGCGGACCTCAAGACGATGCTGGCGCTCGGTGTCCACGGGATGAGCGCGATCACCTCGGTGACGGCGCAGAACTCGCTCGGCGTGCAGGGCGTGTGGGACCTCCCGCCGGAGGCGGTACGGGCGCAGATCCGCGCCGTCGCCGACGACATCGGCGTGGACGCGGTGAAGACCGGGATGCTCTCCTCCGCGACCCTCGTCGGGGTGGTGGCCCGGGAGCTCGCCGGGCTGGGGGCACCGTGCGTGGTCGACCCGGTGGGCGTCTCCAAGCACGGCGACCCGCTGCTGGCCGCCGACGCGGTGGACGTGCTGCGCACCGAGCTCCTCCCCCGCGCGACCGTCGTCACCCCGAACCTGGACGAGGTGCGGCTGCTGACCGGCGTCGAGGTCACCGACGAGACCGGCCTGCACCGGGCCGCGGCGGCCCTGCTCGCGCTGGGCCCGACGTGGGTGCTGGTCAAGGGCGGCCATCTGCCGGGCGACGCCGTCGATCTGCTGACCGACGGGTCGACCGACGTCCTGCTGCGCGCCGGGCGGCTGCCGCGCGAGCACACCCACGGGACGGGCTGCACCCTCGCCTCGGCGATCGCCGCGCACCTGGCGCGGGGCGACGACGTCCCGACCGCGGTACGGGCGGCCAAGACCTATGTGACCGGGGCGCTCGCCGCCGGCTTCCCGCTCGGCGCCGGGATCGGGCCCGTCGACCACGGCCACCTGACCCGGGCCGGCGGCGGTTCGGCCCGGTGA
- the murA gene encoding UDP-N-acetylglucosamine 1-carboxyvinyltransferase: MREPSSGTTTPAGSDRHWYRIVGGAPLTGSVEVSGAKNSVTKLLVATLLTPEPCTLSRVPRIVEVDVVLGMLAELGTQVEWLDSHTVRVTTPRIVDASLAEAYSGVNRIPILMMGPLLHRVGEAVVPLPGGCRIGKRPVDFHLRGLRAMGAEITEQLRSVEVKTLGLHGAHVTLPFPSVGATENLLLAAVRAKGTTVISNAAVEPEIIDLILFLQQMGALVDVEVDRTIVVQGVEALRGATHEAIPDRIEVASFAAAAVATNGRVDVVGARQEHVATFLNHLRRLGGEFQVSPHGLTFHRARELTATHVQTDVHPGYMTDWQQPLAVLLTQAKGASVIHETIYEDRFGYTSQLNEMGADIALSTFCLGGKACRFASRDFEHSAVVSGPTRLRGTDLEIPDLRAGFAYVMAALVADGSSLISGTRFLERGYEDPVGKLRSIGALIETVPADVPPTGSRATA; the protein is encoded by the coding sequence GTGAGGGAACCCAGTTCCGGTACGACCACACCCGCGGGTTCGGACCGCCACTGGTACAGGATCGTCGGCGGTGCGCCGCTCACCGGGTCCGTCGAGGTCTCCGGCGCCAAGAACTCGGTCACCAAACTGCTCGTCGCCACCCTGCTGACCCCCGAGCCCTGCACGCTGAGCCGGGTGCCGCGCATCGTCGAGGTGGACGTCGTCCTCGGCATGCTCGCCGAGCTGGGAACCCAGGTCGAGTGGCTCGACTCGCACACGGTGCGGGTCACGACCCCGCGCATCGTCGACGCCTCGCTCGCCGAGGCCTACTCCGGGGTCAACCGCATCCCCATCCTGATGATGGGCCCGCTGCTGCACCGGGTGGGCGAGGCCGTCGTCCCGCTGCCCGGCGGCTGCCGGATCGGCAAGCGGCCGGTCGACTTCCATCTGCGCGGGCTGCGCGCGATGGGCGCGGAGATCACCGAGCAGCTCCGCTCGGTCGAGGTCAAGACCCTCGGCCTGCACGGGGCGCACGTGACGCTGCCGTTCCCGAGCGTCGGGGCCACCGAGAACCTGCTGCTGGCCGCCGTGCGGGCCAAGGGCACCACGGTGATCTCGAACGCGGCGGTGGAGCCCGAGATCATCGACCTGATCCTCTTCCTGCAGCAGATGGGCGCGCTGGTCGACGTCGAGGTCGACCGCACGATCGTCGTGCAGGGCGTCGAGGCGCTGCGCGGGGCGACGCACGAGGCGATCCCCGACCGGATCGAGGTCGCCTCGTTCGCCGCGGCGGCCGTCGCGACCAACGGCCGGGTGGACGTCGTCGGGGCCCGTCAGGAGCACGTGGCGACCTTCCTGAACCATCTGCGCCGGCTCGGCGGGGAGTTCCAGGTCAGCCCGCACGGGCTCACCTTCCACCGGGCCCGCGAGCTCACCGCGACGCACGTGCAGACCGACGTCCACCCCGGGTACATGACCGACTGGCAGCAGCCGCTGGCCGTGCTGCTGACCCAGGCCAAGGGCGCCTCGGTGATCCACGAGACGATCTACGAGGACCGGTTCGGCTACACCAGCCAGCTCAACGAGATGGGCGCGGACATCGCCCTGTCGACGTTCTGCCTGGGCGGGAAGGCCTGCCGGTTCGCGTCCCGGGACTTCGAGCACTCCGCGGTCGTCAGCGGCCCCACCCGGCTGCGCGGCACCGATCTGGAGATCCCCGACCTGCGCGCCGGGTTCGCCTACGTGATGGCGGCCCTGGTCGCCGACGGGTCCAGCCTGATCAGTGGCACCCGGTTCCTGGAGCGCGGCTACGAGGACCCGGTGGGCAAGCTCCGCTCGATCGGCGCGCTGATCGAGACCGTGCCCGCGGACGTCCCGCCCACGGGGAGCCGCGCCACCGCCTGA
- a CDS encoding protein kinase family protein: protein MIGTPRYMAPEQLAGGRLLPASDLYSLGVVLYELLSGAEAFGPPTLDPPTFGRPVGGFGPRQVATPVADIAGPVAAVVASTLARDPQARPESAKAFAFALARAAATAYGPDWLDRCGLPLHLDADVRAEATRRAPTGAGPRPWPPAPVRPAPAHASLQTHAPVPAPAPTPVAGAAPAVAAAPTLSPAAPAPVVGNPTARGSGGRPGGRFGLGWRAAPRPAGPPLVGHDGWVLSADFSPDGTIMATSARDGAVLLWDLTEPAAPRSIGRLPDGPDDGVTSVVFSPDGRTLAGTSWDGSLRLWDVTRPDAAQLLGAPLPAHAGPARSAAFATDGRMLATGSDDRSVRLWDMTERGAPRPLGGPVTGATSFVTSVAFAPDDHLLVAAGYDRQVLLWDVTNRRAPRRLARTVAGPTSALVAAFAPDGRTLATGGVDGVIRLWDVTVPDRPTMLGRPLTGHENRVWSLAFAPDGRTLASGGFDNLVRLWDTADRTRPRQRGRPLVGHADWVMSVRFAPRGRILVSTGKDQTVRLWSLP, encoded by the coding sequence GTGATCGGAACCCCCCGCTACATGGCGCCCGAGCAGCTCGCGGGCGGTCGGCTGCTGCCCGCCAGCGACCTCTACTCCCTGGGAGTCGTGCTCTACGAGCTGCTGTCCGGCGCGGAGGCGTTCGGCCCGCCGACGTTAGACCCGCCGACGTTCGGCCGGCCGGTCGGCGGGTTCGGCCCACGGCAGGTCGCGACGCCGGTGGCGGACATCGCCGGCCCGGTCGCGGCGGTCGTCGCGAGCACGCTGGCCCGTGACCCGCAGGCGCGCCCGGAATCGGCGAAGGCGTTCGCGTTCGCCCTGGCCCGGGCCGCCGCGACCGCGTACGGACCGGACTGGCTGGACCGCTGCGGCCTGCCGCTGCACCTCGACGCGGACGTCCGCGCCGAGGCCACCCGCCGGGCGCCGACCGGTGCCGGGCCACGGCCCTGGCCCCCGGCCCCGGTACGGCCGGCACCGGCCCACGCCTCCTTACAGACCCACGCGCCGGTACCGGCACCCGCCCCGACACCCGTCGCGGGCGCGGCCCCGGCCGTGGCCGCCGCGCCGACCCTGAGCCCGGCGGCCCCGGCCCCGGTGGTCGGTAACCCGACCGCGCGGGGCTCGGGCGGGCGTCCGGGAGGCCGTTTCGGCCTCGGCTGGCGGGCGGCGCCGCGCCCGGCCGGGCCGCCGCTGGTGGGCCACGACGGCTGGGTCCTGTCGGCGGACTTCTCCCCGGACGGGACGATCATGGCCACCAGCGCCAGGGACGGCGCGGTGCTGCTGTGGGACCTCACCGAGCCGGCCGCTCCCCGGTCGATCGGGCGTCTGCCGGACGGCCCGGACGACGGGGTGACGTCGGTCGTGTTCTCGCCCGACGGACGTACCCTCGCCGGCACCAGCTGGGACGGATCGCTGCGGCTGTGGGACGTCACCCGGCCCGACGCCGCCCAGCTGCTGGGCGCGCCGCTGCCGGCTCACGCGGGGCCCGCGCGTTCGGCGGCGTTCGCCACCGACGGCCGGATGCTCGCCACCGGAAGCGACGACCGGTCGGTCCGGCTGTGGGACATGACCGAGCGCGGCGCGCCCCGCCCGCTCGGTGGGCCGGTGACCGGTGCGACCTCGTTCGTGACCTCGGTGGCCTTCGCCCCGGATGACCACCTGCTGGTCGCCGCCGGCTACGACCGGCAGGTGCTGCTCTGGGACGTCACGAACCGGCGTGCGCCGCGCCGGCTGGCGCGTACCGTCGCGGGGCCCACGTCCGCGCTCGTGGCCGCCTTCGCGCCGGACGGGCGGACCCTCGCGACCGGCGGTGTCGACGGTGTGATCCGGCTGTGGGACGTCACCGTCCCGGACCGCCCGACCATGCTGGGCCGTCCGCTGACGGGGCACGAGAACCGGGTCTGGTCGCTCGCTTTCGCCCCCGACGGCCGCACCCTGGCCAGCGGCGGCTTCGACAACCTGGTGCGGTTGTGGGACACAGCCGACCGGACCCGCCCGCGGCAGCGTGGCCGGCCGCTGGTCGGCCACGCTGACTGGGTGATGTCGGTTCGGTTCGCCCCGCGGGGCCGGATCCTGGTCAGCACGGGCAAGGACCAGACCGTCCGGTTGTGGTCCCTGCCGTGA
- a CDS encoding DUF3515 family protein: MAITGAPTPAGADRTSCEALTAALPDSLGDGLDRRKVEPPAPTAAAFGSDPVVLTCGASGVAATYRPDSILSEVDEVAWFTEDVGSQVRYSTPTRTPQVVLTLPADRQAFEVLVALAPAVREHTRSTTA; encoded by the coding sequence GTGGCGATCACCGGCGCGCCCACCCCGGCCGGTGCGGACCGGACGTCCTGCGAGGCGCTGACCGCCGCCCTGCCCGACTCGCTGGGTGACGGCCTCGACCGCCGTAAGGTGGAGCCCCCGGCTCCCACCGCGGCGGCCTTCGGCTCCGATCCGGTCGTTCTCACCTGTGGCGCCTCCGGCGTCGCGGCGACCTACCGACCCGACTCGATCCTCTCCGAGGTCGACGAGGTCGCCTGGTTCACCGAGGACGTCGGTTCCCAGGTCCGCTACTCCACCCCGACCAGGACCCCCCAGGTCGTTCTCACCCTGCCGGCGGACCGGCAGGCCTTCGAGGTACTGGTCGCGCTGGCCCCGGCGGTTCGCGAGCACACCAGATCCACGACTGCCTGA
- a CDS encoding serine/threonine-protein kinase, whose product MTEADRARLAAVLPGYSLGDPVGEGASGLVLAGWHRDMQRDVAVKVMTRGYGRADDGFAAEARIVAGFDHPHVIRVYDYVERDGLRVLVMEMLAGGTLTRRRAGMSPPAACAAGLAVASALAYVHDRGVLHRDIKPDNILFDASGQLKVADFGIAKIVDRGTRARAR is encoded by the coding sequence ATGACCGAGGCCGACCGGGCGCGCCTTGCCGCCGTCCTGCCGGGCTACTCGCTCGGTGATCCGGTGGGGGAGGGGGCGTCCGGCCTGGTGCTGGCCGGGTGGCACCGCGACATGCAGCGGGACGTCGCGGTCAAGGTGATGACGCGCGGCTACGGCCGGGCGGATGACGGGTTCGCCGCCGAGGCGCGCATCGTCGCCGGCTTCGACCACCCGCACGTCATCCGCGTCTACGACTACGTCGAGCGGGACGGGCTGCGCGTCCTGGTCATGGAGATGCTCGCCGGCGGCACGCTGACCCGGCGCCGCGCCGGGATGAGCCCGCCGGCGGCCTGCGCGGCCGGTCTCGCGGTGGCCTCGGCGCTGGCCTACGTGCACGACCGCGGCGTGCTGCACCGCGACATCAAGCCCGACAACATCCTGTTCGACGCCTCCGGGCAGCTCAAGGTGGCCGACTTCGGGATCGCGAAGATCGTCGACAGGGGAACCCGGGCGCGAGCACGGTGA
- a CDS encoding D-alanine--D-alanine ligase family protein has protein sequence MGASRRRVRLVLLFGGRSTEHSISCVSAGGVLRALDRSRYDVIPVGIDTEGRWAVLPDDSPALAPVGTDLPVVDTSAGLAVALPPSPSATPVVARDPSAAPRDLGPVDVVFPLLHGPFGEDGTIQGLLEMAGLPYVGSGVFASAAAMDKQHMKSMLAAAGLPVGPYAVLRPGQTLSEQDRERLGLPVFVKPARGGSSIGISRVDAWADLDTALKTARASDPKTLVEAAVVGREIECGVLDSLDGSGPRASVPAEVTITSSAGFYDFEAKYLSNGAVFDVPARLPDALTERVRATAVAAFEALDCAGLARVDMFVTPSGEIVLNEVNTMPGFTPMSMYPRMWAASGLDYAALVDQLVQLALRDGAGLR, from the coding sequence ATGGGAGCCTCCAGGCGCAGGGTTCGGCTCGTCCTTCTGTTCGGCGGCCGTAGCACGGAGCATTCGATCTCGTGCGTGTCCGCCGGCGGGGTGCTGCGGGCACTCGACCGGTCCCGTTACGACGTGATCCCGGTCGGCATCGACACCGAGGGCCGCTGGGCGGTACTGCCCGACGACAGTCCGGCGCTCGCGCCGGTGGGCACGGATCTCCCTGTGGTCGACACGTCGGCCGGCCTGGCGGTCGCGCTGCCCCCGAGCCCGTCCGCGACACCTGTGGTGGCGCGCGACCCGTCCGCGGCGCCGCGTGATCTGGGCCCCGTCGACGTGGTCTTCCCGTTGCTGCACGGGCCGTTCGGTGAGGACGGCACGATCCAGGGCCTGCTTGAGATGGCCGGGCTGCCCTACGTGGGCTCCGGAGTGTTCGCCAGCGCCGCGGCCATGGACAAGCAGCACATGAAGAGCATGCTCGCCGCCGCCGGGCTGCCCGTCGGCCCGTACGCCGTCCTGCGGCCCGGCCAGACGCTGTCGGAGCAGGACCGCGAGCGGCTCGGGCTGCCCGTCTTCGTCAAGCCCGCCCGCGGCGGCTCCAGCATCGGCATCAGCCGGGTGGACGCCTGGGCCGACCTCGACACGGCACTGAAGACGGCCCGGGCCAGCGACCCGAAGACACTCGTGGAGGCGGCGGTCGTCGGCCGCGAGATCGAGTGCGGCGTGCTCGACAGCCTCGACGGCTCCGGCCCCCGGGCGAGCGTGCCGGCCGAGGTCACCATCACCTCGTCGGCCGGCTTCTACGACTTCGAGGCGAAGTACCTCTCGAACGGGGCCGTCTTCGACGTGCCCGCGCGCCTGCCGGACGCACTGACCGAGCGGGTCCGCGCGACCGCGGTCGCCGCGTTCGAGGCGTTGGACTGCGCCGGACTGGCACGGGTCGACATGTTCGTCACGCCGTCAGGCGAGATCGTCCTCAACGAGGTCAACACGATGCCCGGGTTCACCCCGATGTCGATGTACCCGCGGATGTGGGCGGCCTCCGGGCTCGACTACGCGGCCCTGGTGGACCAGCTCGTCCAGCTCGCCCTGCGCGACGGCGCGGGCCTTCGCTGA
- a CDS encoding Lrp/AsnC family transcriptional regulator has translation MVHAYILIQTEVGKSASVAKEIEQIPGVTQAEDVTGPYDVIVRAQAASVDDLGKLVMSRVQSVDGITRTLTCPVVHF, from the coding sequence GTGGTCCACGCCTATATCCTTATCCAGACCGAGGTCGGCAAGTCGGCATCGGTGGCCAAGGAGATCGAGCAGATCCCGGGGGTCACCCAGGCCGAGGATGTGACCGGTCCCTATGACGTCATTGTGCGCGCGCAGGCGGCCAGCGTCGATGACCTGGGAAAACTCGTGATGTCACGGGTCCAGTCGGTCGACGGCATCACTCGTACCCTGACATGCCCCGTCGTCCACTTCTGA
- a CDS encoding NAD(P)H-dependent glycerol-3-phosphate dehydrogenase: protein MRHAAVLTAGSWGTVFAKVLADAGAHVTLLARDQAIADAINGRHVNPRYLADVRLPDLVRATSSPRRALREADLVVLAVPSQALRSCLVEWAPLVRPGAVYVSLMKGMEAGSSRRMSEVIAQAAGVGPERIAVVSGPNLAREIAVEHPAATVVASDCAATANAVQAACWTPYLRPYTNADVLGCELGGAVKNVIALAAGMLEGMGFGTNSLASLITRGLAETARLGTALGADPMTFAGLAGLGDLVATCGSPLSRNRSFGEKLGRGMTLDQVLAEQRQVAEGVRSCRPLLALADGLGVSMPITRQVERVLYEGLPPLEAVKDLMSREPGPEYHL from the coding sequence GTGAGGCACGCGGCGGTGCTCACCGCCGGCTCCTGGGGGACGGTCTTCGCCAAGGTGCTGGCCGACGCGGGCGCGCACGTCACGCTGCTCGCCCGCGACCAGGCCATCGCGGACGCGATCAACGGCCGGCACGTCAACCCGCGCTACCTGGCGGACGTCCGCCTGCCGGACCTGGTGCGCGCCACCTCGAGCCCGCGGCGGGCGCTGCGCGAGGCCGACCTGGTGGTGCTCGCCGTCCCGTCGCAGGCACTGCGCTCCTGCCTCGTCGAATGGGCGCCGCTGGTGCGGCCGGGCGCCGTGTACGTGAGCCTGATGAAGGGCATGGAGGCCGGCAGCAGCCGGCGGATGAGCGAGGTGATCGCGCAGGCCGCCGGGGTCGGCCCGGAGCGCATCGCGGTGGTCAGCGGCCCGAACCTGGCCCGCGAGATCGCCGTCGAGCATCCCGCGGCCACCGTCGTCGCCAGCGACTGCGCGGCCACGGCGAACGCCGTCCAGGCCGCCTGCTGGACGCCCTACCTGCGGCCCTACACGAACGCGGACGTCCTGGGCTGTGAGCTCGGCGGGGCGGTGAAGAACGTGATCGCGCTCGCCGCCGGGATGCTGGAGGGCATGGGCTTCGGCACCAACAGCCTCGCCTCGCTGATCACCCGCGGCCTGGCCGAGACCGCGCGGCTCGGCACGGCGCTCGGCGCCGACCCGATGACGTTCGCCGGGCTGGCCGGCCTCGGGGATCTGGTGGCCACCTGCGGATCACCGCTGTCGCGGAACCGGAGCTTCGGCGAGAAGCTCGGCCGCGGCATGACCCTCGACCAGGTGCTCGCCGAGCAGCGCCAGGTGGCCGAGGGGGTGCGCTCCTGCCGGCCGCTGCTGGCGCTGGCCGACGGGCTCGGGGTCTCCATGCCGATCACCCGCCAGGTGGAGCGGGTGCTGTACGAGGGGCTGCCGCCGCTGGAGGCGGTCAAGGACCTGATGAGCCGCGAGCCCGGCCCGGAGTACCACCTCTGA
- a CDS encoding ATP-dependent DNA helicase RecG encodes MLDLDTPLKGPLGARTAALLADGLELETVGDLLDHLPRRYHERGELTDLDELVVGEIATVQARVTKVVRHQGRPGSGGGPRRRGGGGGGRTEITVTDGRGELSLVFFNQQWRAKELVPGTTALFAGKVAEFRGRRQLIHPEVHLLDAPDPEGAADDATGAAGVDGAGFFDEATGSDGPDGAGNGAAGAAGGPAPVVAGFAGSLVPIYPATAKVTSWTLARCLRLVLDSLGELTDPLPAALRSRHRLAGLRRAYELAHRPASRADIAVARTRLKWDEALVVQVALAQRRRRAELAATVARPGRAGGLLDAFDSALPFALTDGQREVGETVAAEMARAFPMHRLLQGEVGSGKTVVAVRAMLTAVDSGGQAAMLAPTETLAAQHHRSLLKLLGDQARAGELGVDGPATRVALLTGSMPARARREVLAAVADGTVGLVVGTHALLGADVTFADLALVVVDEQHRFGVEQRDELRSRGRRPPHLLVMTATPIPRTVAMTVFGDLEVSTLNQLPAGRSPISTFVVPSLNRPFMDRMWGRVRDEVAAGHQAYVVCPRVGDGEGGDGGEEPSGGPVGSAGPREGERVGATVTEVLPRLAAGELAGLRVEGLHGRLPSPVRDEIMNRFATGEVDVLVATTVIEVGVDVPNATAMIVLDADWFGVSQLHQLRGRVGRGSAPGVCLLHTSVDGAAPAAERLLAVAATSDGAELARLDLAQRREGDVLGAAQSGGRRSLRLLELLRDEDLIRAAREEAGALVAADPELVGQPALLRRLTAALDEASAAFLEKG; translated from the coding sequence GTGCTCGACCTTGACACCCCGCTGAAGGGCCCACTGGGAGCGCGCACCGCCGCGCTGCTCGCCGACGGCCTGGAACTCGAGACCGTCGGAGATCTCCTCGACCACCTCCCGCGGCGCTACCACGAGCGCGGCGAGCTGACCGATCTCGACGAGCTCGTCGTCGGCGAGATCGCCACCGTCCAGGCCCGGGTGACGAAGGTCGTCCGGCACCAGGGCCGGCCCGGGTCGGGCGGCGGGCCGCGGCGGCGTGGCGGTGGCGGCGGAGGTCGCACGGAGATCACGGTCACCGACGGTCGCGGTGAGCTCTCGTTGGTCTTCTTCAACCAGCAGTGGCGGGCCAAGGAGCTCGTCCCCGGCACGACCGCGCTGTTCGCCGGCAAGGTGGCCGAGTTCCGCGGCCGGCGCCAGCTCATCCATCCCGAGGTCCATCTCCTCGACGCGCCCGACCCCGAAGGCGCCGCCGACGACGCGACCGGGGCGGCCGGTGTCGACGGAGCCGGCTTTTTCGACGAAGCCACCGGTTCCGACGGACCCGACGGCGCCGGGAACGGTGCCGCGGGTGCCGCGGGAGGGCCGGCACCGGTGGTCGCCGGCTTCGCCGGCTCCCTCGTCCCGATCTACCCGGCCACGGCGAAGGTCACGAGCTGGACGCTGGCGCGCTGCCTGCGGCTGGTGCTCGACTCGCTCGGCGAGTTGACCGATCCGCTGCCGGCGGCGCTGCGGTCCCGGCATCGTCTCGCCGGCCTGCGCAGAGCCTATGAACTGGCCCACCGGCCGGCCTCCCGGGCCGACATCGCCGTCGCCCGCACCCGGCTGAAGTGGGACGAGGCACTCGTCGTGCAGGTCGCCCTCGCCCAGCGGCGCCGACGCGCCGAGCTGGCCGCCACGGTGGCCCGGCCGGGGCGGGCCGGCGGCCTGCTCGACGCGTTCGACTCCGCGCTGCCGTTCGCGCTGACCGACGGCCAGCGCGAGGTGGGGGAGACCGTCGCGGCCGAGATGGCCAGGGCGTTCCCGATGCACCGGCTGCTGCAGGGCGAGGTCGGGTCCGGCAAGACGGTGGTGGCCGTGCGGGCCATGCTCACCGCCGTCGACTCGGGTGGTCAGGCCGCCATGCTGGCGCCCACCGAGACCCTGGCGGCCCAGCACCACCGGAGCCTGCTCAAACTGCTCGGCGACCAGGCCCGGGCCGGCGAGCTCGGCGTGGACGGCCCCGCGACCAGGGTGGCGCTGCTGACCGGCTCGATGCCGGCCCGGGCCCGCCGCGAGGTGCTGGCCGCCGTCGCCGACGGCACCGTCGGCCTCGTCGTCGGCACCCACGCGCTGCTCGGCGCGGACGTCACCTTCGCCGACCTGGCGCTGGTCGTGGTCGACGAGCAGCACCGGTTCGGGGTGGAGCAGCGCGACGAGCTGCGTTCGCGGGGCCGGCGCCCACCCCATCTGCTCGTCATGACCGCGACGCCCATCCCCCGCACCGTGGCCATGACCGTGTTCGGTGATCTCGAGGTCTCGACGCTGAACCAGCTGCCCGCCGGGCGCTCACCGATCTCGACCTTCGTCGTCCCCTCGCTGAACAGGCCCTTCATGGACCGCATGTGGGGCCGGGTGCGCGACGAGGTCGCCGCCGGACACCAGGCGTACGTGGTGTGCCCCCGGGTCGGTGACGGCGAGGGCGGCGACGGCGGCGAGGAGCCGTCCGGGGGGCCTGTGGGTTCTGCCGGCCCGCGGGAGGGCGAGCGGGTCGGCGCGACGGTCACCGAGGTGCTGCCCCGGCTGGCCGCGGGCGAGCTCGCCGGCCTGCGCGTCGAGGGCCTGCACGGGCGGCTGCCCTCCCCGGTGCGGGATGAGATCATGAACCGGTTCGCCACCGGGGAGGTGGACGTCCTGGTCGCCACCACGGTGATCGAGGTCGGGGTGGACGTCCCGAACGCGACCGCCATGATCGTTCTGGATGCCGACTGGTTCGGGGTGTCCCAGCTGCACCAGCTGCGCGGCCGGGTGGGGCGGGGCAGCGCGCCCGGGGTGTGCCTGCTGCACACCTCCGTCGACGGCGCCGCGCCGGCCGCCGAGCGTCTGCTGGCCGTCGCCGCCACGTCGGACGGCGCCGAGCTGGCCCGGCTCGACCTTGCGCAGCGCCGCGAGGGCGACGTCCTCGGCGCGGCCCAGTCCGGCGGGCGCCGCTCGCTGCGCCTGCTCGAGCTGCTGCGGGACGAGGACCTCATCCGCGCCGCCCGCGAGGAGGCCGGGGCGCTCGTGGCGGCGGACCCCGAGCTCGTGGGCCAGCCGGCCCTGCTGCGTCGGCTCACGGCCGCCCTGGACGAGGCCAGCGCGGCCTTCCTGGAGAAGGGCTGA